One genomic region from Gossypium hirsutum isolate 1008001.06 chromosome D13, Gossypium_hirsutum_v2.1, whole genome shotgun sequence encodes:
- the LOC107934350 gene encoding serine/arginine repetitive matrix protein 1 isoform X2: MSGGFFRGTSADQDTRFSNKQAKLLKSQKFAPELEHLVDMTKVKMDVIRPWIATRVTELLGFEDEVLINFIYGLLDGKEVNGKQVQISLTGFMEKNTGKFMKELWSLLLSAQRNASGVPQQFLDAKEEETRKKKAESDRIANEIQKKKDKESRENEQDRLRKMDDGDEIKAGDTELDPSSKNMPPTKGSHARPEDERDADQRNGVGRNRSRSQSVSRSFSNSRSYSDGKQKFRSVSRSSESRRCSVSSDRMHPSPRRRSSTPRSRHSPSFSRSPVRRRPSYYRRRSPERRRPSYSRRRSQSRSPYRRGSPTPVRRRSRSPYRRRSPTPVHCRSRSPIRRYRSPSPITRRRSPLSIRRRRSPSLVRRRRSPSPMLHGSRSPVRRRSPSPIRRKSPLPVRRRSPSPLRRRSPPPMRRRSPSPVQQRHRRSSSPRRRRSPPSSRRSVTPSRGKSPSPYQSSSMSPVQRRSSSPVRRSPKGQRSPSLSPGGQQMRRNLSPVGHNHSSMRSTRIDRMDQSDTDDKVPGLSPPPNKSPLSKSPSHVRHRSGSEDRRLSSPYGSSPRQRKARIARDDSFSPEQKPRELKGHRDGQGTGRRNETSESRHSPLISRQRVSPRTVHTPERLAGSRSIDSRSRLDNVESRKKDLETKRSSGEGVHSGTDRQRSPAISEDSFQGEKQSRSRLREGKRSDERSCSHKNTKDSDEHHKLETSPVLLEKVDYSNRGSDSDSKGSDKRRTKHKDGKRKHKRSERRKVTSDDDDSSYDSEIDDRKEAKRRKKEEKRLRKEEKRKRSEERRRKREARRAEKLKTKRHDDDSSSDGEHAGTGKSCPGDDEEEAETEQKKLEIELRKKALESLKAKKGISH; this comes from the exons ATGTCGGGCGGATTTTTCcgg GGTACTTCGGCCGATCAAGATACTCGGTTCTCTAATAAGCAGGCGAAGCTACTGAAATCGCAGAAATTTGCTCCCGAATTGGAGCATCTG gttGATATGACAAAGGTTAAGATGGATGTTATTAGACCTTGGATTGCTACTAGGGTAACTGAGCTTCTTGGTTTTGAAGATGAAGTTCTTATTAACTTCATTTACGGTCTTCTTGATGGGAAG GAAGTTAATGGCAAGCAAGTTCAGATATCCCTCACTGGATTCATGGAGAAGAATACTGGGAAGTTTATGAAAGAGCTTTGGTCTCTTCTACTTAGTGCACAAAGGAATGCAAGTGGTGTTCCCCAACAGTTCTTGGATGCCAAAGAAGAAGAAACTAGGAAGAAAAAG GCAGAGTCGGATCGGATTGCGAACGAGATTCAGAAGAAAAAAGACAAGGAAAGTAGAGAAAATGAACAAGATAGATTGAGGAAAATG GACGATGGGGATGAAATCAAGGCTGGTGATACAGAGTTGGATCCGTCCTCAAAGAATATGCCGCCAACAAAGGGTTCACATGCACGCCCCGAGGATGAGAGAGATGCTGACCAAAGGAATGGTGTTGGAAGGAATAG ATCGCGTTCTCAATCAGTCAGCAGATCGTTTTCTAATTCGAGAAGCTATTCAGA TGGCAAACAGAAGTTTAGGAGTGTATCTAGATCATCTGAATCACGGCGATGCTCCGTTTCCTCTGATAGGATGCATCCATCTCCTAGAAGGCGATCTTCAACTCCTCGATCTAGGCATTCACCTTCCTTTTCACGCTCTCCTGTAAGACGAAGACCATCTTATTACAGGCGAAGGTCTCCTGAAAGACGAAGACCATCTTACTCTAGGCGTAGATCTCAGTCTCGTTCTCCTTATCGGCGCGGGTCACCTACACCTGTGCGCCGTAGATCTCGTTCTCCTTATCGGCGCAGGTCACCTACACCTGTGCACTGTAGATCTCGTTCACCCATCCGACGTTATAGATCACCATCACCTATTACACGTCGTAGATCACCATTGTCCATTCGACGTCGCAGATCACCATCTCTTGTACGGCGTCGTAGGTCTCCCTCACCTATGCTCCATGGATCTCGTTCCCCTGTGCGTCGCAGATCTCCTTCACCTATACGTCGTAAATCCCCATTGCCTGTGCGCCGTAGGTCTCCATCACCTCTTCGACGAAGATCACCACCTCCCATGCGACGTAGATCACCTTCTCCTGTGCAACAGCGACACCGCAGATCTTCATCCCCACGGCGACGTAGATCACCCCCTTCCAGCCGTAGGTCAGTAACTCCTTCCCGTGGTAAGTCTCCGTCACCTTATCAATCAAGTTCTATGTCTCCTGTGCAACGTAGATCTTCTTCACCAGTTAGGAGGTCTCCAAAGGGACAAAGATCACCTTCTCTTTCTCCAGGAGGACAGCA AATGCGTCGGAATTTGTCTCCAGTGGGACATAACCACTCTAGTATGAGGTCCACACGTATAGATCGTATGGATCAGAGTGATACAGATGATAAAGTGCCTGGTTTATCACCACCCCCGAATAAGTCTCCTCTCTCCAAATCCCCATCACATGTGAGGCACCGATCTGGAAGTGAAGATAGGAG GTTGTCAAGTCCATATGGAAGTTCCCCGAGGCAGAGGAAGGCCCGAATTGCTCGTGATGATAGCTTTAGTCCTGAACAGAAACCAAGAGAATTGAAAGGTCATCGGGACGGTCAAGGAACGGGGAGAAGAAATGAAACCAGTGAAAGCAG GCATTCACCGCTGATCAGTAGGCAAAGGGTTTCTCCTAGGACGGTTCATACTCCTGAACGATTGGCAGGCAGTCGGTCTATAGACTCTCGGAGTCGGCTTGATAACGTTGAATCGAGAAAGAAAGACCTTGAAACAAAGAG GTCTTCCGGAGAAGGTGTTCATTCAGGAACTGACCGACAGCGATCACCAGCAATATCGGAGGACTCGTTTCAAGGTGAGAAGCAAAGTAGATCACGCTTGAGAGAAGGAAAAAGATCTGACGAAAGAAGTTGTTCCCATAAAAACACAAAGGACAGTGATGAACACCACAAACTAGAAACTTCACCTGTGTTGCTTGAAAAGGTTGATTATAGTAACCGTGGTTCTGATTCAGATTCCAAGGGAAGTGATAAGCGCAGAACTAAGCACAAGGATGGTAAGAGAAAGCATAAACGGTCCGAGAGGCGTAAAGTCACTTCAGACGACGATGATTCTAGTTATGATTCCGAAATCGATGACAGGAAAGAAGCTAAGAGgaggaaaaaggaagaaaagagatTAAGAAAGGAAGAAAAACGTAAACGTAGCGAGGAACGGCGTCGCAAAAGAGAAGCACGGCGTGCAGAGAAGCTCAAAACAAAACGTCACGACGATGATTCTAGTTCAGATGGAGAGCATGCAGGAACTGGAAAGTCTTGTCCAGGTGATGACGAGGAGGAGGCAGAAACTGAACAGAAGAAGCTTGAGATCGAGTTGAGGAAGAAGGCTCTTGAATCGCTCAAAGCAAAGAAGGGTATCAGTCACTGA
- the LOC107934350 gene encoding serine/arginine repetitive matrix protein 1 isoform X4: MSGGFFRGTSADQDTRFSNKQAKLLKSQKFAPELEHLVDMTKVKMDVIRPWIATRVTELLGFEDEVLINFIYGLLDGKEVNGKQVQISLTGFMEKNTGKFMKELWSLLLSAQRNASGVPQQFLDAKEEETRKKKAESDRIANEIQKKKDKESRENEQDRLRKMDDGDEIKAGDTELDPSSKNMPPTKGSHARPEDERDADQRNGVGRNRSRSQSVSRSFSNSRSYSDGKQKFRSVSRSSESRRCSVSSDRMHPSPRRRSSTPRSRHSPSFSRSPVRRRPSYYRRRSPERRRPSYSRRRSQSRSPYRRGSPTPVRRRSRSPYRRRSPTPVHCRSRSPIRRYRSPSPITRRRSPLSIRRRRSPSLVRRRRSPSPMLHGSRSPVRRRSPSPIRRKSPLPVRRRSPSPLRRRSPPPMRRRSPSPVQQRHRRSSSPRRRRSPPSSRRMRRNLSPVGHNHSSMRSTRIDRMDQSDTDDKVPGLSPPPNKSPLSKSPSHVRHRSGSEDRRLSSPYGSSPRQRKARIARDDSFSPEQKPRELKGHRDGQGTGRRNETSESRHSPLISRQRVSPRTVHTPERLAGSRSIDSRSRLDNVESRKKDLETKRSSGEGVHSGTDRQRSPAISEDSFQGEKQSRSRLREGKRSDERSCSHKNTKDSDEHHKLETSPVLLEKVDYSNRGSDSDSKGSDKRRTKHKDGKRKHKRSERRKVTSDDDDSSYDSEIDDRKEAKRRKKEEKRLRKEEKRKRSEERRRKREARRAEKLKTKRHDDDSSSDGEHAGTGKSCPGDDEEEAETEQKKLEIELRKKALESLKAKKGISH; encoded by the exons ATGTCGGGCGGATTTTTCcgg GGTACTTCGGCCGATCAAGATACTCGGTTCTCTAATAAGCAGGCGAAGCTACTGAAATCGCAGAAATTTGCTCCCGAATTGGAGCATCTG gttGATATGACAAAGGTTAAGATGGATGTTATTAGACCTTGGATTGCTACTAGGGTAACTGAGCTTCTTGGTTTTGAAGATGAAGTTCTTATTAACTTCATTTACGGTCTTCTTGATGGGAAG GAAGTTAATGGCAAGCAAGTTCAGATATCCCTCACTGGATTCATGGAGAAGAATACTGGGAAGTTTATGAAAGAGCTTTGGTCTCTTCTACTTAGTGCACAAAGGAATGCAAGTGGTGTTCCCCAACAGTTCTTGGATGCCAAAGAAGAAGAAACTAGGAAGAAAAAG GCAGAGTCGGATCGGATTGCGAACGAGATTCAGAAGAAAAAAGACAAGGAAAGTAGAGAAAATGAACAAGATAGATTGAGGAAAATG GACGATGGGGATGAAATCAAGGCTGGTGATACAGAGTTGGATCCGTCCTCAAAGAATATGCCGCCAACAAAGGGTTCACATGCACGCCCCGAGGATGAGAGAGATGCTGACCAAAGGAATGGTGTTGGAAGGAATAG ATCGCGTTCTCAATCAGTCAGCAGATCGTTTTCTAATTCGAGAAGCTATTCAGA TGGCAAACAGAAGTTTAGGAGTGTATCTAGATCATCTGAATCACGGCGATGCTCCGTTTCCTCTGATAGGATGCATCCATCTCCTAGAAGGCGATCTTCAACTCCTCGATCTAGGCATTCACCTTCCTTTTCACGCTCTCCTGTAAGACGAAGACCATCTTATTACAGGCGAAGGTCTCCTGAAAGACGAAGACCATCTTACTCTAGGCGTAGATCTCAGTCTCGTTCTCCTTATCGGCGCGGGTCACCTACACCTGTGCGCCGTAGATCTCGTTCTCCTTATCGGCGCAGGTCACCTACACCTGTGCACTGTAGATCTCGTTCACCCATCCGACGTTATAGATCACCATCACCTATTACACGTCGTAGATCACCATTGTCCATTCGACGTCGCAGATCACCATCTCTTGTACGGCGTCGTAGGTCTCCCTCACCTATGCTCCATGGATCTCGTTCCCCTGTGCGTCGCAGATCTCCTTCACCTATACGTCGTAAATCCCCATTGCCTGTGCGCCGTAGGTCTCCATCACCTCTTCGACGAAGATCACCACCTCCCATGCGACGTAGATCACCTTCTCCTGTGCAACAGCGACACCGCAGATCTTCATCCCCACGGCGACGTAGATCACCCCCTTCCAGCCGTAG AATGCGTCGGAATTTGTCTCCAGTGGGACATAACCACTCTAGTATGAGGTCCACACGTATAGATCGTATGGATCAGAGTGATACAGATGATAAAGTGCCTGGTTTATCACCACCCCCGAATAAGTCTCCTCTCTCCAAATCCCCATCACATGTGAGGCACCGATCTGGAAGTGAAGATAGGAG GTTGTCAAGTCCATATGGAAGTTCCCCGAGGCAGAGGAAGGCCCGAATTGCTCGTGATGATAGCTTTAGTCCTGAACAGAAACCAAGAGAATTGAAAGGTCATCGGGACGGTCAAGGAACGGGGAGAAGAAATGAAACCAGTGAAAGCAG GCATTCACCGCTGATCAGTAGGCAAAGGGTTTCTCCTAGGACGGTTCATACTCCTGAACGATTGGCAGGCAGTCGGTCTATAGACTCTCGGAGTCGGCTTGATAACGTTGAATCGAGAAAGAAAGACCTTGAAACAAAGAG GTCTTCCGGAGAAGGTGTTCATTCAGGAACTGACCGACAGCGATCACCAGCAATATCGGAGGACTCGTTTCAAGGTGAGAAGCAAAGTAGATCACGCTTGAGAGAAGGAAAAAGATCTGACGAAAGAAGTTGTTCCCATAAAAACACAAAGGACAGTGATGAACACCACAAACTAGAAACTTCACCTGTGTTGCTTGAAAAGGTTGATTATAGTAACCGTGGTTCTGATTCAGATTCCAAGGGAAGTGATAAGCGCAGAACTAAGCACAAGGATGGTAAGAGAAAGCATAAACGGTCCGAGAGGCGTAAAGTCACTTCAGACGACGATGATTCTAGTTATGATTCCGAAATCGATGACAGGAAAGAAGCTAAGAGgaggaaaaaggaagaaaagagatTAAGAAAGGAAGAAAAACGTAAACGTAGCGAGGAACGGCGTCGCAAAAGAGAAGCACGGCGTGCAGAGAAGCTCAAAACAAAACGTCACGACGATGATTCTAGTTCAGATGGAGAGCATGCAGGAACTGGAAAGTCTTGTCCAGGTGATGACGAGGAGGAGGCAGAAACTGAACAGAAGAAGCTTGAGATCGAGTTGAGGAAGAAGGCTCTTGAATCGCTCAAAGCAAAGAAGGGTATCAGTCACTGA
- the LOC107934350 gene encoding serine/arginine repetitive matrix protein 1 isoform X1 produces MSGGFFRGTSADQDTRFSNKQAKLLKSQKFAPELEHLVDMTKVKMDVIRPWIATRVTELLGFEDEVLINFIYGLLDGKEVNGKQVQISLTGFMEKNTGKFMKELWSLLLSAQRNASGVPQQFLDAKEEETRKKKAESDRIANEIQKKKDKESRENEQDRLRKMDDGDEIKAGDTELDPSSKNMPPTKGSHARPEDERDADQRNGVGRNRSRSQSVSRSFSNSRSYSDGKQKFRSVSRSSESRRCSVSSDRMHPSPRRRSSTPRSRHSPSFSRSPVRRRPSYYRRRSPERRRPSYSRRRSQSRSPYRRGSPTPVRRRSRSPYRRRSPTPVHCRSRSPIRRYRSPSPITRRRSPLSIRRRRSPSLVRRRRSPSPMLHGSRSPVRRRSPSPIRRKSPLPVRRRSPSPLRRRSPPPMRRRSPSPVQQRHRRSSSPRRRRSPPSSRRSVTPSRGKSPSPYQSSSMSPVQRRSSSPVRRSPKGQRSPSLSPGGQQMRRNLSPVGHNHSSMRSTRIDRMDQSDTDDKVPGLSPPPNKSPLSKSPSHVRHRSGSEDRRLSSPYGSSPRQRKARIARDDSFSPEQKPRELKGHRDGQGTGRRNETSESRHSPLISRQRVSPRTVHTPERLAGSRSIDSRSRLDNVESRKKDLETKSKRSSGEGVHSGTDRQRSPAISEDSFQGEKQSRSRLREGKRSDERSCSHKNTKDSDEHHKLETSPVLLEKVDYSNRGSDSDSKGSDKRRTKHKDGKRKHKRSERRKVTSDDDDSSYDSEIDDRKEAKRRKKEEKRLRKEEKRKRSEERRRKREARRAEKLKTKRHDDDSSSDGEHAGTGKSCPGDDEEEAETEQKKLEIELRKKALESLKAKKGISH; encoded by the exons ATGTCGGGCGGATTTTTCcgg GGTACTTCGGCCGATCAAGATACTCGGTTCTCTAATAAGCAGGCGAAGCTACTGAAATCGCAGAAATTTGCTCCCGAATTGGAGCATCTG gttGATATGACAAAGGTTAAGATGGATGTTATTAGACCTTGGATTGCTACTAGGGTAACTGAGCTTCTTGGTTTTGAAGATGAAGTTCTTATTAACTTCATTTACGGTCTTCTTGATGGGAAG GAAGTTAATGGCAAGCAAGTTCAGATATCCCTCACTGGATTCATGGAGAAGAATACTGGGAAGTTTATGAAAGAGCTTTGGTCTCTTCTACTTAGTGCACAAAGGAATGCAAGTGGTGTTCCCCAACAGTTCTTGGATGCCAAAGAAGAAGAAACTAGGAAGAAAAAG GCAGAGTCGGATCGGATTGCGAACGAGATTCAGAAGAAAAAAGACAAGGAAAGTAGAGAAAATGAACAAGATAGATTGAGGAAAATG GACGATGGGGATGAAATCAAGGCTGGTGATACAGAGTTGGATCCGTCCTCAAAGAATATGCCGCCAACAAAGGGTTCACATGCACGCCCCGAGGATGAGAGAGATGCTGACCAAAGGAATGGTGTTGGAAGGAATAG ATCGCGTTCTCAATCAGTCAGCAGATCGTTTTCTAATTCGAGAAGCTATTCAGA TGGCAAACAGAAGTTTAGGAGTGTATCTAGATCATCTGAATCACGGCGATGCTCCGTTTCCTCTGATAGGATGCATCCATCTCCTAGAAGGCGATCTTCAACTCCTCGATCTAGGCATTCACCTTCCTTTTCACGCTCTCCTGTAAGACGAAGACCATCTTATTACAGGCGAAGGTCTCCTGAAAGACGAAGACCATCTTACTCTAGGCGTAGATCTCAGTCTCGTTCTCCTTATCGGCGCGGGTCACCTACACCTGTGCGCCGTAGATCTCGTTCTCCTTATCGGCGCAGGTCACCTACACCTGTGCACTGTAGATCTCGTTCACCCATCCGACGTTATAGATCACCATCACCTATTACACGTCGTAGATCACCATTGTCCATTCGACGTCGCAGATCACCATCTCTTGTACGGCGTCGTAGGTCTCCCTCACCTATGCTCCATGGATCTCGTTCCCCTGTGCGTCGCAGATCTCCTTCACCTATACGTCGTAAATCCCCATTGCCTGTGCGCCGTAGGTCTCCATCACCTCTTCGACGAAGATCACCACCTCCCATGCGACGTAGATCACCTTCTCCTGTGCAACAGCGACACCGCAGATCTTCATCCCCACGGCGACGTAGATCACCCCCTTCCAGCCGTAGGTCAGTAACTCCTTCCCGTGGTAAGTCTCCGTCACCTTATCAATCAAGTTCTATGTCTCCTGTGCAACGTAGATCTTCTTCACCAGTTAGGAGGTCTCCAAAGGGACAAAGATCACCTTCTCTTTCTCCAGGAGGACAGCA AATGCGTCGGAATTTGTCTCCAGTGGGACATAACCACTCTAGTATGAGGTCCACACGTATAGATCGTATGGATCAGAGTGATACAGATGATAAAGTGCCTGGTTTATCACCACCCCCGAATAAGTCTCCTCTCTCCAAATCCCCATCACATGTGAGGCACCGATCTGGAAGTGAAGATAGGAG GTTGTCAAGTCCATATGGAAGTTCCCCGAGGCAGAGGAAGGCCCGAATTGCTCGTGATGATAGCTTTAGTCCTGAACAGAAACCAAGAGAATTGAAAGGTCATCGGGACGGTCAAGGAACGGGGAGAAGAAATGAAACCAGTGAAAGCAG GCATTCACCGCTGATCAGTAGGCAAAGGGTTTCTCCTAGGACGGTTCATACTCCTGAACGATTGGCAGGCAGTCGGTCTATAGACTCTCGGAGTCGGCTTGATAACGTTGAATCGAGAAAGAAAGACCTTGAAACAAAGAG CAAAAGGTCTTCCGGAGAAGGTGTTCATTCAGGAACTGACCGACAGCGATCACCAGCAATATCGGAGGACTCGTTTCAAGGTGAGAAGCAAAGTAGATCACGCTTGAGAGAAGGAAAAAGATCTGACGAAAGAAGTTGTTCCCATAAAAACACAAAGGACAGTGATGAACACCACAAACTAGAAACTTCACCTGTGTTGCTTGAAAAGGTTGATTATAGTAACCGTGGTTCTGATTCAGATTCCAAGGGAAGTGATAAGCGCAGAACTAAGCACAAGGATGGTAAGAGAAAGCATAAACGGTCCGAGAGGCGTAAAGTCACTTCAGACGACGATGATTCTAGTTATGATTCCGAAATCGATGACAGGAAAGAAGCTAAGAGgaggaaaaaggaagaaaagagatTAAGAAAGGAAGAAAAACGTAAACGTAGCGAGGAACGGCGTCGCAAAAGAGAAGCACGGCGTGCAGAGAAGCTCAAAACAAAACGTCACGACGATGATTCTAGTTCAGATGGAGAGCATGCAGGAACTGGAAAGTCTTGTCCAGGTGATGACGAGGAGGAGGCAGAAACTGAACAGAAGAAGCTTGAGATCGAGTTGAGGAAGAAGGCTCTTGAATCGCTCAAAGCAAAGAAGGGTATCAGTCACTGA
- the LOC107934350 gene encoding serine/arginine repetitive matrix protein 1 isoform X3 has product MSGGFFRGTSADQDTRFSNKQAKLLKSQKFAPELEHLVDMTKVKMDVIRPWIATRVTELLGFEDEVLINFIYGLLDGKEVNGKQVQISLTGFMEKNTGKFMKELWSLLLSAQRNASGVPQQFLDAKEEETRKKKAESDRIANEIQKKKDKESRENEQDRLRKMDDGDEIKAGDTELDPSSKNMPPTKGSHARPEDERDADQRNGVGRNRSRSQSVSRSFSNSRSYSDGKQKFRSVSRSSESRRCSVSSDRMHPSPRRRSSTPRSRHSPSFSRSPVRRRPSYYRRRSPERRRPSYSRRRSQSRSPYRRGSPTPVRRRSRSPYRRRSPTPVHCRSRSPIRRYRSPSPITRRRSPLSIRRRRSPSLVRRRRSPSPMLHGSRSPVRRRSPSPIRRKSPLPVRRRSPSPLRRRSPPPMRRRSPSPVQQRHRRSSSPRRRRSPPSSRRMRRNLSPVGHNHSSMRSTRIDRMDQSDTDDKVPGLSPPPNKSPLSKSPSHVRHRSGSEDRRLSSPYGSSPRQRKARIARDDSFSPEQKPRELKGHRDGQGTGRRNETSESRHSPLISRQRVSPRTVHTPERLAGSRSIDSRSRLDNVESRKKDLETKSKRSSGEGVHSGTDRQRSPAISEDSFQGEKQSRSRLREGKRSDERSCSHKNTKDSDEHHKLETSPVLLEKVDYSNRGSDSDSKGSDKRRTKHKDGKRKHKRSERRKVTSDDDDSSYDSEIDDRKEAKRRKKEEKRLRKEEKRKRSEERRRKREARRAEKLKTKRHDDDSSSDGEHAGTGKSCPGDDEEEAETEQKKLEIELRKKALESLKAKKGISH; this is encoded by the exons ATGTCGGGCGGATTTTTCcgg GGTACTTCGGCCGATCAAGATACTCGGTTCTCTAATAAGCAGGCGAAGCTACTGAAATCGCAGAAATTTGCTCCCGAATTGGAGCATCTG gttGATATGACAAAGGTTAAGATGGATGTTATTAGACCTTGGATTGCTACTAGGGTAACTGAGCTTCTTGGTTTTGAAGATGAAGTTCTTATTAACTTCATTTACGGTCTTCTTGATGGGAAG GAAGTTAATGGCAAGCAAGTTCAGATATCCCTCACTGGATTCATGGAGAAGAATACTGGGAAGTTTATGAAAGAGCTTTGGTCTCTTCTACTTAGTGCACAAAGGAATGCAAGTGGTGTTCCCCAACAGTTCTTGGATGCCAAAGAAGAAGAAACTAGGAAGAAAAAG GCAGAGTCGGATCGGATTGCGAACGAGATTCAGAAGAAAAAAGACAAGGAAAGTAGAGAAAATGAACAAGATAGATTGAGGAAAATG GACGATGGGGATGAAATCAAGGCTGGTGATACAGAGTTGGATCCGTCCTCAAAGAATATGCCGCCAACAAAGGGTTCACATGCACGCCCCGAGGATGAGAGAGATGCTGACCAAAGGAATGGTGTTGGAAGGAATAG ATCGCGTTCTCAATCAGTCAGCAGATCGTTTTCTAATTCGAGAAGCTATTCAGA TGGCAAACAGAAGTTTAGGAGTGTATCTAGATCATCTGAATCACGGCGATGCTCCGTTTCCTCTGATAGGATGCATCCATCTCCTAGAAGGCGATCTTCAACTCCTCGATCTAGGCATTCACCTTCCTTTTCACGCTCTCCTGTAAGACGAAGACCATCTTATTACAGGCGAAGGTCTCCTGAAAGACGAAGACCATCTTACTCTAGGCGTAGATCTCAGTCTCGTTCTCCTTATCGGCGCGGGTCACCTACACCTGTGCGCCGTAGATCTCGTTCTCCTTATCGGCGCAGGTCACCTACACCTGTGCACTGTAGATCTCGTTCACCCATCCGACGTTATAGATCACCATCACCTATTACACGTCGTAGATCACCATTGTCCATTCGACGTCGCAGATCACCATCTCTTGTACGGCGTCGTAGGTCTCCCTCACCTATGCTCCATGGATCTCGTTCCCCTGTGCGTCGCAGATCTCCTTCACCTATACGTCGTAAATCCCCATTGCCTGTGCGCCGTAGGTCTCCATCACCTCTTCGACGAAGATCACCACCTCCCATGCGACGTAGATCACCTTCTCCTGTGCAACAGCGACACCGCAGATCTTCATCCCCACGGCGACGTAGATCACCCCCTTCCAGCCGTAG AATGCGTCGGAATTTGTCTCCAGTGGGACATAACCACTCTAGTATGAGGTCCACACGTATAGATCGTATGGATCAGAGTGATACAGATGATAAAGTGCCTGGTTTATCACCACCCCCGAATAAGTCTCCTCTCTCCAAATCCCCATCACATGTGAGGCACCGATCTGGAAGTGAAGATAGGAG GTTGTCAAGTCCATATGGAAGTTCCCCGAGGCAGAGGAAGGCCCGAATTGCTCGTGATGATAGCTTTAGTCCTGAACAGAAACCAAGAGAATTGAAAGGTCATCGGGACGGTCAAGGAACGGGGAGAAGAAATGAAACCAGTGAAAGCAG GCATTCACCGCTGATCAGTAGGCAAAGGGTTTCTCCTAGGACGGTTCATACTCCTGAACGATTGGCAGGCAGTCGGTCTATAGACTCTCGGAGTCGGCTTGATAACGTTGAATCGAGAAAGAAAGACCTTGAAACAAAGAG CAAAAGGTCTTCCGGAGAAGGTGTTCATTCAGGAACTGACCGACAGCGATCACCAGCAATATCGGAGGACTCGTTTCAAGGTGAGAAGCAAAGTAGATCACGCTTGAGAGAAGGAAAAAGATCTGACGAAAGAAGTTGTTCCCATAAAAACACAAAGGACAGTGATGAACACCACAAACTAGAAACTTCACCTGTGTTGCTTGAAAAGGTTGATTATAGTAACCGTGGTTCTGATTCAGATTCCAAGGGAAGTGATAAGCGCAGAACTAAGCACAAGGATGGTAAGAGAAAGCATAAACGGTCCGAGAGGCGTAAAGTCACTTCAGACGACGATGATTCTAGTTATGATTCCGAAATCGATGACAGGAAAGAAGCTAAGAGgaggaaaaaggaagaaaagagatTAAGAAAGGAAGAAAAACGTAAACGTAGCGAGGAACGGCGTCGCAAAAGAGAAGCACGGCGTGCAGAGAAGCTCAAAACAAAACGTCACGACGATGATTCTAGTTCAGATGGAGAGCATGCAGGAACTGGAAAGTCTTGTCCAGGTGATGACGAGGAGGAGGCAGAAACTGAACAGAAGAAGCTTGAGATCGAGTTGAGGAAGAAGGCTCTTGAATCGCTCAAAGCAAAGAAGGGTATCAGTCACTGA